The region CCGAAGGCTCGAAACCGAACATACGGCAAAAACGCCTGTTTCCGCTCAGAAGGCGGCCGTGTTGGTTGACCTCAAAGTAGGCCAATTCGATAGAGTTCTCTGTCATCATTGTGCGCCTCCTTTTAGATAGTGCCGGTACAAGACATCGGCAGAACTGATCGCTTTGTTCCCCAATCGCGCATCTATAATAGAGATATTCAAGTCCTTATCGCCGAATACGAACGGCGTCTCAAGAATGTTGTCGGCAGTAATGTAGTTGATGTCGGCAATCTTGGTAAGAATCTGTTCGGCAATCAAGAAGCCGTCCTTGTAGAGCATCACGTGCTTACCGTCCCAAACGCCGGTCACGGTGATTTCTTTACCGACTTCAATCGTTGCCGAAGACACGACAGCCTTGTCATGGCAAGAGGTGTACTCGAATCCGTTTCCGATAAAGAATGCGAAAGCGGGCGTCTGGACATGGCATGACGATTTTGTAATAGCAAGGTTGAACAGGCCCGTCTTTCCGAACACGTTCTTGCTGTAGCGCAGCGATTCCGGGAAGGCTGTTACCTTAAAGGTGATTTCGAACGTGAGTTCTTCAAGACCATTTGCAAAGACGAGAGAATCGTTTACGGTGCTTTCGTTTGCCGGCATGTTCGATTCGTTCCAGTGATATACGAGACCGTAATCAGGATCGTTCGGCAAAAGGATGACAGCATCGGAATTAGAGTCTACTGTATCCTGCGGCGGGAGTATTGTCGCGGAGGTGTCCGGCGGATCATCAACCGGGCCCGGATCAGGCGTCATACCGGTTGCAGGCGGAATCTCGACCGTCTGTACGGGCGGAGCTTCAAGATCTTCGGCATCCACATCTTCTGCCACGCTCGTCGGAACAGGCCCCAAGACTGTTACGCCAGATTTATATGTCAAATAGTAATTGGATACAGAGACATATCCGTTAGTGGTCACGGATTTTATGACGAACGAACTAGTTCCTTCAGGAATTGCCAATTCAAACGAGCCGTCTGAATTACCCTGTACGACGAACGTGCTATCTTTTAAAGCAACTTCGATAGATTTGGTGCCGTTTTCTGAGTAAACGTAACCCTTGATGTTATAAGAGGTTTTAACAGGGACGTCGACAATAGGAGCGGGCGTATCGGCAGAGTCGTGTCTGTCAACACTTACCGGATCGAGATGAACAGAATCCACCGATTGAACAAGCGTATCACCAATAGGAAGATTTGCATCGGCAACGTGGATGCAATAGGTGGTATCATTTCTTGTGTAGCAATTTTGGGGATCGGTATTCGGAGCGACATTAGAGCCGTTTTCGGTTTCATCCGAAACACCCGCAACCGTATTCTGTTGCTCGTCTACGCCACCAGCCCAAAAAAATCCGCATGCAGACAGCGTGAATGCGAAAGAAGCAACAGCCCAATGGCCAAGACTTATTTTACAAAGCCTAGTCATGGCGCTCCTCCTCGGGCAAGGTGTTGGTGAGGGGGAACAATTGCACGTTCAGTCTGTAAACGCGTTCTTCGCCGGAATCTTCCATCACGATCGAGCTGATGCGGCGACGGAATTCGGCGATTTCTTTAGTAATCTTTTCGTAGGCGTTTTCGGAAATGCCAATGGTAAGGCCGGAGATGTCACGTTCGTTGACCGGAACCTGGTCAAGGCTTTGAACGCCGAGCTCGCCCATTTGACGGTGCATTTCGCGGATGGCGAGCGAGGTGACATCGAGATTGCCCGTAGTCACAGAGCGATTGCTCTGGGTATAATGGCCCTGCTCGTCTTTATCGAGAAAGCCATTCTTTTCGAGCAACTTGAGAGAGCTTTTGACATGAGCCGCATCGCTTTCAAAGACGAGCTCCCCCGCCATCTGGGCGGGTGTTGCGCCATTCAGGTGCGGGGCCATTTCGCGAAGTACGGGATTCAGCCAGCTGCCATAATAGTCGTACTGGTCTTCGCCCACAAGCGCAAAGGCATTTTCGTTGGCGATGTTGCGCATTTCGGCAAAGATTTTCTTCTTTGCGGCCGAAGACTTTTCTTGATTAAATGCAACCAGGTGCCTGAAGTACTGCAGATCGACACCGACAAGGCCCATAGCAGACGCGACGCGTTCAATACCCGCTTCGCTCAAGTTTGCCTTGCTGTCGCAAACAAGCTTCAAGAACACCGGAGAGGAATAGCCAGCAGCTTTGGCGAAGTCGCGCCAAGTAAAACCGGAACGTTCCTTGCGTTCGGTATAATAGTCGCGAATATAAATGCGATAGCTGGTATATTCCATTACAGGTTTCATGCCTTTTAATATATAATCTTTTCGTAACAAAGTCAATAGACTATGATACAAAAAGTTAAAAATTTTTAAAAATCGGCAATTTTTACAAATTTTAAGCAATAATCAGCAAATTTTCATGATACAAGCGTGCAAAAAACATTGATAAAAGTCATAAATTAACGCAAAAAAAGGCCCTCGGATATTATCCGAGGGCTAAAACTTGTATCATGAATTATTATGTCAAAGGGTTTCTGTGAGCCACAAGCGACTCATCATAATGAGTCGTGGTGCGACCTTTGGCCACTTAGCACTTTAGTGCTTATATGGACATGGCCACCTTTAGGTGGGAGTGAGACGATATCACATTTTCATGTATGCGATAGAGTCGAACGGTCTCTTTAGCCACGGCTGTGGGCGTAGTTCGCCTTCTTGTCTTCATACATCAAGGCGTCGGCTTCGCGCATCGCCTTACGGACGTCTCCCCCGTTTTCGTCGTGGTAGAACCCGATAGCGAAACTCACGTTGCCCTTGATTTTGGATTTCTCGCGGAGCTTGTCAACTCTAGCTTCAAGGCTATCCTTGGCAACGTCGATTGCCACCACGACAAATTCGTCGCCGCCTGCACGGTAGATTTCGCAATCGTGGAACGTTTCCTTCAGAATCTCAGCAGCACTCTTCAAGAGCGCATCGCCGGCATTGTGGCCTTCGTTGTCGTTAATGGGCTTTAGTCCGTTCAAGTCGGCGAAAACCACTGAAATCGTTCTGTAATTGACTTCACCGCTTACAAATTGGAGCACCCTGTTGTTCATGGCGTTACGGTTGTTCACGCCAGTCAACAAGTCCTCGTTGCTCAAGAACCTAAGGCGCTGCACCAACTTGTAGCTGGCCACTTCAGAGGCAATAAAGAAGGTCACCAGTTCAAGGGTTTCCTTAATGCGCAGGACTCTGGAGGTATCAAAGTTTGTCGCCCAAATGAATCCGACAAATTCGTTGTTGTGCGTCAACGGCAGCAGAACCAGGCTTTCAACACCGGCTTCCATCATGGTTTTATGCCAGACTGGATTTCTCTGACGAATAATTTCCATGTCTGCTTCGTTCTGGATAATCAGACAGTTGCTCCCTTTAAGCGTTTCTATCCAGGATTCCGCGATATAGATATATTCGTTGTTGAATACCCTATCAAGATCCAGCGGAGGCATGCCTTGCTTTCGGGCACAGCTCAAAATGGAGCAAGTTCTCTCCTTGAAGTCGGTCAAAAGAACGCTGCAGGTGCTCGCTTTGCAAATAATGCGAACGTCTTCAATCACCTCGTCCATGGTTTTCCTGAAATCCTTTGAACCGCGCAGCTTGATGCATGCCTTGAGCACGTTTTGCGAAATTTCAGAAGAAAGTCTTGTAGAGGTGTCAAGGTCTTCTTCGGGCTGGATTTCAAGGGTAAAGGTGCAATAGCCCTTTTCGTCGTCATCGACATCAATGGGCATCATGAATTCATTGATGCAAAAATTAAAGCGTTCCGGGCGAATGTAGGCATGAACCGGCTTATGCAGAATGGCACTCTGGTAAACGAACTTCTCGAAGTTCAGCTCCTTTTCCATGTACCGTTCGTAATTGGAGCCGGGAACAAAAGTCTGGCAGAAAACAGAATTGCCGTCATTGTCTTTTCTTTCCATAGACTTGATATAAGCTGGGTTTCCCGCTTCAATGCGGATAGTCCCGATACTCCCATCTGTAGTCTTTTCTACAGACAGGACGCTTGTCATCGCACGGAATGAATCGACAAATTTTTGCAATTCTTTTTTTTTCATTTTCTCCTCGATTCAGGGAACCGATCATAGAAACGTTTTTTGTCTTCGTACATAAGGGCGTCTGCCTCGCGCATTGCGGCACGGATGTCGCCACCCTTATCATCGTAGTAGAAGCCTAATGCAAAACTAACATTTTCTGGATCCTCAGAATCCTTGCGAAGTTTTTCGACAAGCGTTTCAAGCCTTTTTTTAGGTTTGTCCAGGGCTACAACCACAAATTCATCGCCACCGGCACGATAAATTTCGCACTCATCGAACGTCAATTTGAGAATCATGGCCGCTTCTTTCAGCAGGCAGTCACCCGCATTATGCCCTTCGACATCGTTAATCGGCTTAAGACCGTTCAAGTCGGCAAAGATAATAGCGATTGATTGAGGCGTTCGTTCTCGACCGGATACCAAACGAAGCACTCTGTTGTTCATGGCGTTACGGTTCAAGACGCCTGTCAGCATGTCTGTTGAGCTCAGCATTTCAAGACGCTGTAGAAGTTGATAGTTGGCAATTTCTGAGGCTATGAAGAATGTCGTAAGTTCAAGGGTTTCTTTAATGTGATCGGTGTTTTTGGTATCAAAGTTAGTAGCCCAAATAAAACCGACCGTTTCGCCGTTGTACTGGAGCGGGAAGAGAACAATACTTTCCACCTCGGCACTTTTTAATGACCTGTACCAATTGGGGTTGCGGAGTTTGACCTCGCTCATGTCGTTTTCGTCTTGAATGACTAGACAATTGCTTCCGTCAATAGTTTCAAGCCAAGACTTGGCGTAATTAATGAAGGAATTGTCTAAAAAATTCTTGAGTGAACGCTGTGGTACCCCTTCCGCAATGTCTTCACTTAAAAGACTGCAAGTGCTTTCCTTGAAATCTGTAAGCATGATACAGCAATAGCTTGCTTCGCAAGTAACGCGAATATCATGGATGATTTCATCCATCGTTTTCAAGAAATTCGTAGAACCGCGAAGCTTGATACAGGTCTGCAAGACTTGCGAAGTTGCCTTGGCCGACAAATTGGTCATCTGCTCGGTATTTGCTTCGCTCGACAGTTCTTGAGTGTAGGTGCAGTAATACTTGTCTGGATCGTCGATATTCAGTGGCAGGCTGAAAATATTGAACCAGATTGGAAAACGGTTCGGATGAATGTAGGCATGCATCGGCTTTTTTTCGACTGCGCTTGCAACGATAAAATGCTCAAAATTAAGGTCTCTCGGAAGATACTGGGTGTATTCAAGTCCCGGAGTAAAACCGTTTCCGTCATTCATGGTCGCTTGAGATTCGTCGCTTTTTTCAAAAGTGGAAAGGTAAGCCTTGTTTCCAACTTCGATACGGATTTTCCCGACTGATCCATCGGGATTTTTCTCGACCGACATGATACAGGTCATCGAGTCGAAATGATCGACATATTCCTGTAAATCCATAGAATCTCCTTCTTAAGCATTCCAATAAGGACACTTATAATTAGTAATTAATATAATAGCACTTTTTTCGTGAAAAAGTGCTATCATGATAAATTTTTCAGAATTTTTTTATTTCAAATTGGAATATTCACAGGTGTGATGACTACTTGGATAAGTCCTTCACCACCATGATTCCGCTGCGTTCAATCTTCGGGTATTGGCGCATGCCTTCGCCACCGCGACCCTTGTCGAGCACTTCCAGAAGTTCGCCCTTGGTCGAATACAGGTGCAGCTCCCAGGGGCCGTTCGGAGCGTTGAAGTAGCCGGAATTCTTCTGCACGTTGCGCTGGAAGGTTCGGTTGAGGCGGTCTTCTACGCTGCGGGCCTGCACAAGCGAAATATCGCTGAGTTCCCAAGAAATCGGTACCCCGCCCATATCGTAAATCAACAAGGCATCGGGGTCCGTATCTTCTTTCATGGTAAACTTCCAGCTAAAGCTCTGCCAGCTGGTACTCAAGTCCAGGATACGGCCGTTGGCGTAGGGCGTATATTCTTCGGAATCTCGCTTGATATTCACATTCAGGGTGCGGGGCTTGTCGGCCTTGGCGCGCATGCTGAAAATGTAGGTGATACCTTCGCGGAGCGAAAGTTTCTGCTTGAACTGCAGGTTCCAGGATTCCTTGCCTGCCTTCTTGATGTCAAAACGGACAACGCCGTTCGTGACCTTGACGTCGGCCTTGCCGCCCCAGAAGTCCACTTGCCAGTTGGTTAGCGGTTCGTCGGCAGAAAAATCGCCGTTTTGAATCAGATTTGCATCGATTGCCTGGGAGCCTGTATCAAAATTCTTTTCTTGAATGAATGTCGGAATGACGCTCGTGTTCTGGATGCCGTTTGGGTTATCGACGCAGACTTCCTTGCCCCAGCCCACCAGGGTATTGAATGAGCTGTGGACTGTCATATCCATTTCGGGGCTGTCGAAGTTACCCGGACCCCAGCTCCAGGCGAGCCAACCGATACTCAGGCGTTCGGCTTCGGACATAATGAACTTATACGGGATTTCCTTGACATCGCCAGCGGCAACAGGAGCGAATTCGCCTACGATCAGCGGCAAATTCTTTTCGACGGAGGCTTCGAGCACGCCGCGAACTCGGTCTTGAACCGTCGCGTAGCCCGTTGCCTTCGGGTCGTGACGTTCCGAGGGCCACCACATGTGCAGCGAGAACAAAAGGTTGTGTTCCGGATCGGCCTGCAAAAGCTTAGGGCCTACTTTGAGCAGGTTCTTTTCGCTTTGGCCCCACTGGTCCGCGTCAATCATCAACGGAATGCGTATATTGGCGGCACGCATCCTAGTGACAATGGAATTGTACACGGTAAAGAATTCGTCAGCAGACTTCGATTCGGCGCCCGGTTCGTTACCGATATTCAGAATCAGGTACTGTTGGTGATTCGAAATCATCTGAACCGTTTCTTCACGAAGCCAGAAATCGACGGCGTCGCTCAGGCGATCCCAGTTGCCCGTAGTATCGTGAATTTCGGGAATAGGAATCATTCCGTTGGAAATGCACTGTACAATGATGTTGTCGAGGTCGCTCACGCGGCCGCGGGTATTCCAAACGATTCTGACGCAGTTGGCACCCGTCTTGGCGATTTCGGGAATTGTTTTTCCTTCGCGGTCAGTCCAAATAAACATGTGGTTGATTCCGCGAAGAACAACCTTTTCATTGTCCTTACTGTATAAAAAGCGATCTTGTACAAAAAATCCCGGTTTAGCCGAAACCATATTCATAGCGTCAAATTCTCCATTTTTCCAAAAGAAAAATACAATTATTTGCCGAAATAGGAGTGATTTTTTTGAAAATCACCTTAAAAATGGTTGGAAGGGTTTCAACAACGGGAAAAATGTCTTTCGGGCAGGTGCTTCCAGTAGTACACCGGCAGACAGCGCTTTAAGAGTTTCGGGTTTTCGCGCTCCTTGATGGCGATAGACTTGTAGTAATCTTGCCAAAGTCGGACCATTTCGTCGGGCGGCGTGGCCTTGGAGACTGCATCCATGTTCGGAATGGTGATTTCTGCCAGCTGGTGGCCCGCGTAATACACACCGAAACCTCGCTTGGAATCGTAAATCGCCCACTTTTCGTTGGCAAATCGCCCGCGAAAGTGCCCCACAATCAAGTCTAGAATGTCATATTTGGGCTCGATTTCGGCGAAATAGGTGCCGTCAGAGGTCTTGCTGAAGCGTACAAGTCCGAGCATACCGCCCGCCTCGTGGCGTACAGCGCGGGCGGTCATGAACAGCGGGAGCATTTCGTCGGAAGTCGGATTCTTGGCGTAATTCGGATCCTTGCCATCGAAAACTTTGCGGAGGTAGGCAAGAATCTTCATCTCGATGCCCTCTTCCTCGGAGCGAAATGCAACATGCAAGAGTTCCAGGATATCGGCGCTGGCATAATTTTCGATAGCCCGCTTGAGCCTTGCCGCCTCTTCTTCAGACGTTTCAATGCGGAAGGGCTGCATAAAGAGGTTACAAGGAGTTGTGCTGCGGTCGCCATGAATTTCGCCCACATCCAAGTGCTGGCGGTAAATTTCGAAGACTACGCTCAAGAATCCGTCGAAAGTTGAATCATAAGAGATGGAAAGCATGGGGTAAGGATGTGAAATGAGTGATGAGTGATGTGTGATGTGGGATGAGAGATGTGATGTGTGTAGTGTGAGATTATTCATTACTCATTTCACATTACACATTTAACATTATATATGCAATTAACCTGCGGCAGGAAGTGCGAGGGGTTGGTTTGCGAATAAGTCTAGCTGCAGGGATTTTGGCTTGGGGAGCAGCAAGGGGCGCACCATTTCAGGATAAAGCCTGCGCAGGCTGGCGGGAGTATCCGGATGGTAAATAAAGTACTGCGCCCGCTTGAGTACGACACCCATCTTTTTCAGGTGTTCCAGGCGAATTTTGGAGAAACGACGACCCGAGGCAATCAATTGAGCCGACTTGACGCCAATTCCAGGCACTCGCAAGAGCATTTCGTAGTCGGCAGTTTGAATATCAATCGGGAAAAATTCCGGGTGACGCAAGGCCCAAGCAGCCTTTGGGTCGAGATCCAAGTCTAGATTCGGGTGCGCCTGGTCGACCACTTCGTCAAAGCCGAACTTGTAGAATCGCATGAGCCAGTCGGCCTGATAAAGCCTGTGTTCGCGAACCAGAGGTGGCTTAGTCGTAAGCGCAGGCAAGCGCTTGTCGGCATTGAGCGGTACATAGCCCGAAAAATACACGCGTTTCATTTGCTGTTGCTTGTAGAATCCGTTAGAAAGAGTCAGAATTTGCAAGTCCGACTCCCCTGCTGCCCCGACAATCATTTGGGTGCTTTGACCTGCAGGCAAGAACTTTGGCGAATAGCGGGAATGGTCTGTCTTGTATTCCAGCTTACGCTCGGCTAAAAAATTCATGGGAGCAAGAATCGAGGCATGATTCTTTTCGGGGGCCAGGTATTGTAGCGCCCTGTCTGTCGGAATCTCGATATTCACGCTGCTGCGGTCGGCATAAAGCCCTGCTTGGTACAGGAGTTCGCGACTGGCTCCAGGAATCGCCTTCAAGTGAATATATCCGCCAAATTTATGGACTGTGCGCAGTTCCTTGGCCACTTGAATCAGCATTTCCATAGTGCGGTCTGGGCTACCCACCACTGCAGAACTTAAGAAAAGTCCCTCGATATAGTTACGGCGGTAGAATTCCAACGTCAGGTTGATGAGTTCCTTGGGCGTAAAGGTGGCCCGAGGAATATCGTTGCTACGGCGGTTAATGCAATAGGCGCAATCATACTTGCAGGCATTGCTCATCAGCACCTTCAAAAGCGAAATACAACGCCCGTCAGAAGACCAGGTATGGCAAATACCCGCGCTACAGGCGCTCCCGAGTCCGCCCTTGGGCGCTTGCCGTTTGGATCCGCTAGAAGAACACGACACGTCGTACTTGGCCGCGGCCGAAAGAATATTCAACTTTTCGCGAATGTCCATAAATGCCCTTTTGTTTAGTTGCACCTTTGTTCACTAAATATAAGTATAACTGCACAAAAAAGCAAGTGGTACTATACAAAAAAAATAAGACCCCGAAGGGCCTTATTTTTTAGATGAATTTAAGAGACTATTTTACGAAAATCTTCGCATTTCTAGCATAGCGGGCGCTTTCCATGCGCACCACATAGTTGCCCTTGGCCAGGTGAGCGAGGTTAAAGCTCTTGGAAGAAGTCTCCGTTTCAGCGAAAGATTCTACCATGTGGCCCATCATGTCAAACACCTGTACGCGAAGCATAGCAGGCTTCGGCAACACAATCATCAGTTCATTATTGGCATAACCGAACTCGAAGCCAGGCTTGACAGATGCAATAATTGAAGATTTTTCGCTGCTGGAGGACTTTCCTTTTTCGCTCGAAGAGCTGCTTTCAGTAGTCGAGCTAGAGCTCTTACCCTTTTCGGAGCTGGAGCTTGTGGGCTTAGTCGTTTCGCTACTGGAAGAGGTTCCCTTGCTGCTAGAAGAACCAGTCTTTTCGGAGCTTGAAGAAACGGTCTTTTCAGAACTAGAGCTTTCAGGTTTCGTCGTTTCGGAGCTGGAGCTTGTTGCGCTGCTAGAAGAAGTTTCCTTGCTACTAGAAGAATCAACTTTTTCGGAACTAGAAGAAGTTGCTTCAGAAGAACTGCTCGAAGCAAGAACAACATTAATCTTTCCCGTTACTGTCGATTTTTCCGAATAAATATCCATCAGTTCAATCGTATAAACGTATTCCTTGGCTGCCGATGCAGAATTTACGGTACCAAAAATCTTGACTTGTTTCTTTTCCGGGTCCTGTTCCATTTTCAAATTAGACGGGAAGCCAAAACCTTTCACAGATTTTACATGATCATATTGATAAACAATCGGAACAATGTCTTTGCCGGCAACAACCGTTTGATTATCGCTGCCTTCGACAAGATCAAATTTCATGGTCACCGGCGTCACATTGATCGTAGCCTCTGCAGTAGCCTCATTGTCTGTGCCGCTAACAGTGTATGTGACCGTATACGAGCCCTTGGTATCTTCATCAAGCAAACCAAAAATGGTCACAGTATTCTTCGTGTTATCGGTACTAACACTAAAACCACCAGGGAAACCGGTAAGTCCACCAAATTTCGTCACATTTTCAAATTTGAACACAATCGGTTCAATCGAATCGCCCGCGGTTACCGTCTGTGTCGCATTTTCGATAGTTTCAATCTTTGTCACAACCGCCTTATGAGTCACTTCAACGGTTGCTTGGGCTTTAGCCGTTTCTTTTCCATCGGTAACTTCAAGCTCGATGGTGTAAGTCCCATCTTCCGCTTTTTCGTTAATATCGCCCGAGACCTTGATGATCATGTTTTCGCCGTCTTTTGATGCAGAAAATTTTCCCGGCGGAATCTTTGTGAGCTGGTAATTATTTGCACCCGTAAACGAGAATGAGACGGGTTTGATAGCTTCGCCGGCAACCACTTTCTGAGTTGCATTTTCTGCGACACTCACGGAAACAGGTGCGCCTGTGACTTTGAAAGTGATTTCGACACTAAGCGTATCTTTTTCGTTATCTTGCTTTACGCCACGAACAATATATTTATACTCGCCAGAGGCGGTGTTAGCGTCTATTTTACCGCTAATTTTAATGATTTGGTTTTCACCGTCCCTTTCATACTTAACTCCAGAGGGAGAACTGCCAAAAATGAATGATTTAATGCCGGAATATTCAATTTCAATTTCCGAAATGGCTTCGCCCGCCTTGACGGACTGAGTGGTTTCGCCCTTGATGACTTTAAGAGTTGTCGGCCTTGCTTGCAAGATGAATTCAAATTGCGTTTGGGCAACTTTGCCTTCATCATCTTCTACCAAGATATAAGGCGTAATTGTTTTGGGGTTTAGATTACGTTTGATTCGCCCCGAGATTTCACAAACATTATTGGTCCAAGTTTCCGACAAACCCAATGCCGCGAAACCGTCTGATTTAAGTTTTCCCTTGATATTTTCGTATGAAATCTTTGTCGTTTCGATTTCATCACCCAACATCACAGTCTGTTTGAGTTGGCCCGACAGAACCTTTTGTGTAATTTTATCAGAAGCAACATACCCTTCTGCAAATGCTGCGGTTGCAAAGAACATGGCAATTGCCAATGAAATCAATTTTTTCATGATTTCCTCCTTCATAATTCCATTTTGGCTAAAATTACAAACTTTTTGACATGGCAGCCAGTGTCCCGGTTCAGATTAGCCCA is a window of uncultured Fibrobacter sp. DNA encoding:
- a CDS encoding cellulase family glycosylhydrolase, whose amino-acid sequence is MNMVSAKPGFFVQDRFLYSKDNEKVVLRGINHMFIWTDREGKTIPEIAKTGANCVRIVWNTRGRVSDLDNIIVQCISNGMIPIPEIHDTTGNWDRLSDAVDFWLREETVQMISNHQQYLILNIGNEPGAESKSADEFFTVYNSIVTRMRAANIRIPLMIDADQWGQSEKNLLKVGPKLLQADPEHNLLFSLHMWWPSERHDPKATGYATVQDRVRGVLEASVEKNLPLIVGEFAPVAAGDVKEIPYKFIMSEAERLSIGWLAWSWGPGNFDSPEMDMTVHSSFNTLVGWGKEVCVDNPNGIQNTSVIPTFIQEKNFDTGSQAIDANLIQNGDFSADEPLTNWQVDFWGGKADVKVTNGVVRFDIKKAGKESWNLQFKQKLSLREGITYIFSMRAKADKPRTLNVNIKRDSEEYTPYANGRILDLSTSWQSFSWKFTMKEDTDPDALLIYDMGGVPISWELSDISLVQARSVEDRLNRTFQRNVQKNSGYFNAPNGPWELHLYSTKGELLEVLDKGRGGEGMRQYPKIERSGIMVVKDLSK
- a CDS encoding TIGR03915 family putative DNA repair protein; protein product: MLSISYDSTFDGFLSVVFEIYRQHLDVGEIHGDRSTTPCNLFMQPFRIETSEEEAARLKRAIENYASADILELLHVAFRSEEEGIEMKILAYLRKVFDGKDPNYAKNPTSDEMLPLFMTARAVRHEAGGMLGLVRFSKTSDGTYFAEIEPKYDILDLIVGHFRGRFANEKWAIYDSKRGFGVYYAGHQLAEITIPNMDAVSKATPPDEMVRLWQDYYKSIAIKERENPKLLKRCLPVYYWKHLPERHFSRC
- a CDS encoding TIGR02147 family protein, with translation MKPVMEYTSYRIYIRDYYTERKERSGFTWRDFAKAAGYSSPVFLKLVCDSKANLSEAGIERVASAMGLVGVDLQYFRHLVAFNQEKSSAAKKKIFAEMRNIANENAFALVGEDQYDYYGSWLNPVLREMAPHLNGATPAQMAGELVFESDAAHVKSSLKLLEKNGFLDKDEQGHYTQSNRSVTTGNLDVTSLAIREMHRQMGELGVQSLDQVPVNERDISGLTIGISENAYEKITKEIAEFRRRISSIVMEDSGEERVYRLNVQLFPLTNTLPEEERHD
- a CDS encoding GGDEF domain-containing protein, coding for MKKKELQKFVDSFRAMTSVLSVEKTTDGSIGTIRIEAGNPAYIKSMERKDNDGNSVFCQTFVPGSNYERYMEKELNFEKFVYQSAILHKPVHAYIRPERFNFCINEFMMPIDVDDDEKGYCTFTLEIQPEEDLDTSTRLSSEISQNVLKACIKLRGSKDFRKTMDEVIEDVRIICKASTCSVLLTDFKERTCSILSCARKQGMPPLDLDRVFNNEYIYIAESWIETLKGSNCLIIQNEADMEIIRQRNPVWHKTMMEAGVESLVLLPLTHNNEFVGFIWATNFDTSRVLRIKETLELVTFFIASEVASYKLVQRLRFLSNEDLLTGVNNRNAMNNRVLQFVSGEVNYRTISVVFADLNGLKPINDNEGHNAGDALLKSAAEILKETFHDCEIYRAGGDEFVVVAIDVAKDSLEARVDKLREKSKIKGNVSFAIGFYHDENGGDVRKAMREADALMYEDKKANYAHSRG
- a CDS encoding GGDEF domain-containing protein, giving the protein MDLQEYVDHFDSMTCIMSVEKNPDGSVGKIRIEVGNKAYLSTFEKSDESQATMNDGNGFTPGLEYTQYLPRDLNFEHFIVASAVEKKPMHAYIHPNRFPIWFNIFSLPLNIDDPDKYYCTYTQELSSEANTEQMTNLSAKATSQVLQTCIKLRGSTNFLKTMDEIIHDIRVTCEASYCCIMLTDFKESTCSLLSEDIAEGVPQRSLKNFLDNSFINYAKSWLETIDGSNCLVIQDENDMSEVKLRNPNWYRSLKSAEVESIVLFPLQYNGETVGFIWATNFDTKNTDHIKETLELTTFFIASEIANYQLLQRLEMLSSTDMLTGVLNRNAMNNRVLRLVSGRERTPQSIAIIFADLNGLKPINDVEGHNAGDCLLKEAAMILKLTFDECEIYRAGGDEFVVVALDKPKKRLETLVEKLRKDSEDPENVSFALGFYYDDKGGDIRAAMREADALMYEDKKRFYDRFPESRRK
- a CDS encoding putative DNA modification/repair radical SAM protein, whose translation is MDIREKLNILSAAAKYDVSCSSSGSKRQAPKGGLGSACSAGICHTWSSDGRCISLLKVLMSNACKYDCAYCINRRSNDIPRATFTPKELINLTLEFYRRNYIEGLFLSSAVVGSPDRTMEMLIQVAKELRTVHKFGGYIHLKAIPGASRELLYQAGLYADRSSVNIEIPTDRALQYLAPEKNHASILAPMNFLAERKLEYKTDHSRYSPKFLPAGQSTQMIVGAAGESDLQILTLSNGFYKQQQMKRVYFSGYVPLNADKRLPALTTKPPLVREHRLYQADWLMRFYKFGFDEVVDQAHPNLDLDLDPKAAWALRHPEFFPIDIQTADYEMLLRVPGIGVKSAQLIASGRRFSKIRLEHLKKMGVVLKRAQYFIYHPDTPASLRRLYPEMVRPLLLPKPKSLQLDLFANQPLALPAAG
- a CDS encoding T9SS type A sorting domain-containing protein, whose protein sequence is MKKLISLAIAMFFATAAFAEGYVASDKITQKVLSGQLKQTVMLGDEIETTKISYENIKGKLKSDGFAALGLSETWTNNVCEISGRIKRNLNPKTITPYILVEDDEGKVAQTQFEFILQARPTTLKVIKGETTQSVKAGEAISEIEIEYSGIKSFIFGSSPSGVKYERDGENQIIKISGKIDANTASGEYKYIVRGVKQDNEKDTLSVEITFKVTGAPVSVSVAENATQKVVAGEAIKPVSFSFTGANNYQLTKIPPGKFSASKDGENMIIKVSGDINEKAEDGTYTIELEVTDGKETAKAQATVEVTHKAVVTKIETIENATQTVTAGDSIEPIVFKFENVTKFGGLTGFPGGFSVSTDNTKNTVTIFGLLDEDTKGSYTVTYTVSGTDNEATAEATINVTPVTMKFDLVEGSDNQTVVAGKDIVPIVYQYDHVKSVKGFGFPSNLKMEQDPEKKQVKIFGTVNSASAAKEYVYTIELMDIYSEKSTVTGKINVVLASSSSSEATSSSSEKVDSSSSKETSSSSATSSSSETTKPESSSSEKTVSSSSEKTGSSSSKGTSSSSETTKPTSSSSEKGKSSSSTTESSSSSEKGKSSSSEKSSIIASVKPGFEFGYANNELMIVLPKPAMLRVQVFDMMGHMVESFAETETSSKSFNLAHLAKGNYVVRMESARYARNAKIFVK